The nucleotide sequence GACTTAACTCCAGCCGAAGACTTGAACAACCAGTTCAATTTCAACATTGGGATGTCTTTCAATCTTTAGAAACCTAATTTAGACTTGATACCGTTCCAACGGTATTGTCTCAAAAAACGGCCTTGATCTTTATTCAAAATAGGATCTATGCCGTTTTTTTGTGCCTTGAAATATCCTTTCAGGTAATCCGTAAACAGATTGGGCTGTCGCTTATTTGCCGCCATTTTTAGGGCAGTAATTACCGTGAGCAGCCATCCGTAATGCATCTTGTAGAACGCTTCACCCTGCAACTGCATGGACTTGGGTTTGTAGGCAGCACCGGTAGGTTTCAAATGTTTGACGTGCAAACCTTCTATAGTTTTTACCTGCCAGCCATAGTACCTTGCCAGCATCTCGTCGATGGTATCCCAACCTATGGAAGATCTCAATCCGCCTATTTCTTTGAAACAAGCCGTACGATATGCCTTCAATGCACCACGTATATGATCTGGATTGTTTTGGTTTTCTACGACCCAACGATTGTTTACCTCGATGATACAGTGTCCAGCTGCCATTCCTGTTTTTTCGCTTTCGCGAAAGCGAACTACAATATCTTCTAGGTAATGTTCTGGAAAGATGAGGTCTGCATCAAACTTGCAGATGATGTCCACTTTGTTGAGATCTACCAGTTCCAATCCTTTTTTGAAGGCGTTGATGACCTTGGTTCCAGGAATATTCTCTGCAGCAGATGCATTCCTTATAATAGTAATAGGTAATCTATCCGTAAAGCGGCTGGCGACATCATACGTGTTGTCTGTACTGTTGTCGTCCACCACAATGATTTGTGCGGCCTTAACGGTTTGCGCAAGGAGACTTTCCAGTGTTTGTGCTATGAAAGACGCCTCGTTGTAGGCAGGAATAATGATGGCAATGCGCAACGCTATAGGTTTAGGATCGCTCGCAATATACAAGATAGTAACGATCTGTAAAGTTTCTCAAAATAGGGCGTAGGCCCAACTTTTTAGTAGGATTGGTAAACTTCACGCGGTCGATCACGTCCCAGCCGGCTTTGTTCAAAACATAGTCCAGCTGCCAGTCCTCAAACTCATGATAGTGTTGATCTCTTATATCATTGGGATTTCTATAGGCTGATGCAAACCACAATCTGAGAGGTACGCTCACCAATAATTTTTTGCAGGGAATCGCTTTTAAAACACCATAGGGATTTACTAAATGCTCAAAAATTTCAAAAGCAGTGACAACCTCGCCGTCAAAACCAGAAACCGCAGTAGTATCATCATCTAGGTCTTCACCGCTCGTGTTCTGGACTTGAAAACCGTTTTCTTTCAAGATCACCGAAAATGGATTTTCAACTCCTAGATCCAGAATCTTTTCAGATGGATCCACGTGTAGTTGTAAGAATTCCAGCGTCTTTTTGAAACGTTTTGAGGGAAATGTGTTTTCGTACAAATCAGTAAGTTTTAACCGCGACGTCGCTCAAGAAGGATCATCATCATCAAGCCCAGCATGACGCGTTCCTTGTCGTCATTGTCAATTTCTGCGATTTTTTCAACTTCAAATTCCTTCCCAAAAAAGGAAGGTTTCTTTTTAAGTTTAGCGACGA is from Nonlabens sp. YIK11 and encodes:
- a CDS encoding glycosyltransferase family 2 protein, translating into MYIASDPKPIALRIAIIIPAYNEASFIAQTLESLLAQTVKAAQIIVVDDNSTDNTYDVASRFTDRLPITIIRNASAAENIPGTKVINAFKKGLELVDLNKVDIICKFDADLIFPEHYLEDIVVRFRESEKTGMAAGHCIIEVNNRWVVENQNNPDHIRGALKAYRTACFKEIGGLRSSIGWDTIDEMLARYYGWQVKTIEGLHVKHLKPTGAAYKPKSMQLQGEAFYKMHYGWLLTVITALKMAANKRQPNLFTDYLKGYFKAQKNGIDPILNKDQGRFLRQYRWNGIKSKLGF
- a CDS encoding methyltransferase, translated to MYENTFPSKRFKKTLEFLQLHVDPSEKILDLGVENPFSVILKENGFQVQNTSGEDLDDDTTAVSGFDGEVVTAFEIFEHLVNPYGVLKAIPCKKLLVSVPLRLWFASAYRNPNDIRDQHYHEFEDWQLDYVLNKAGWDVIDRVKFTNPTKKLGLRPILRNFTDRYYLVYCERS